The genomic interval GCTGACCTTGACCGCGACGGATCGGGATGCCGCGCCCCCGGCGCTCGTCTCGGACATCGCGCCGGTGCCGCCGGCGACGGACGGCGACCCGTTCAAGCTCGGTCTGACTCTGTACTCCGCGAGTGCGGAGTTCCGTGCCGGCTGGTACGACTTCGACGGACTGCTCGACCGGGTCGCCGAACTCGGCATCGGACCGGGGATTGAGATCGTGGCATCCCAGATGGTGCCGACCTACCCGGTGGTGTCGGACGAGTTCGTGCGCACCTGGCGCGCCGCGTTCGACAAGCACGGGTTCGACGAGAGCTCGTTCGGCGCGAACCTCGACATGGGCAGGCGCCGCGACCGCGACATGACCCCGGATGAGGAGTTCGAGTTCAGCGAGCTGATGTTCCAGGGGGCGAAGAAGCTCGGCTTCCCGCTCGTGCGCATCCAGTCGGCCAAGCCCGATCTGCTCCGCCGCCTGCTGCCGGTCGCCGAGAAGCTCGACCTCACGCTCGCCTATGAGATCCACGCCCCGATGGGACCGAACACCGAGGCGATCCTGAAGGTGCGCGACACGTACGCCGAGCTCGACTCGCCGCTGCTCGGATTCGTCGCCGACTTCTCCGCGACGATGCACGCCATGTCGCCGACGCTGCTTCGCGCCGTTCAGCGGGCGGGGCTCGATGAGGAAGCGCTCGCCAGGATGCAGGAGATCTGGGCGACGGATGCTTCCATGCAGGAGCGGCAGCAGGAGTTCATCGGCTACCTGAAGAGCCGCGACTTCGATCCGGGCCGGCTGGGCTCGTTCGCGCACCTGGCGTTCAACATGCACGGCCACATCGACCCGCGTGAGTGGGGCGACATCATGCCGCAGATCAAGCACGTGCACGCCAAGTTCTACGACATCGACGAGACCGGCCAGGAGCCGGCGATCGACTACCCCGAGCTGGTGCGCGTCTTCGTCGAGGGCGGCTACCGCGGGTACTGGTCGAGCGAGTGGGAGGGTCACGCCTTTGCCGAGCTCGGCGAGGTCGACCCGCTGGTGCTCGTGCGCAAGCAGCACGATCTGATCCGTCGGTCGATGAGGGAGCTGCAGCCGGCATGACGCCGGCCGGCGGTCCCCGCACCGTCCTTCCCGTGCTGGCTCGCCGGGAGACCACGCTGGTTACGTCGCGTGCGTGCGGGCTCGGTGATCCAGCACGGGAATGACAAAGGGGCGGGGTCGACCACAGAGACGGATGCCCGGCAGCGGCGCGAAAAAGGAGAATCAGCGCATGACCGATACCGAGTTCGACATCCGATCGCTGCCGTTCCCCGATGCACTGCGTTGGTTGCGAGAAAACGGCGAACCGGCGGATCCGCGCACCGACATCGACACCGCGTCGCTGCGTCGCCGGTTCCCTCGGCTTGCGAGCGTGACCACGACCGACCTTGAAGTCGACAGTCCTCACGGGCCACAGCCTGCTCGGCTATACCGTGATGCCTCGGCTCCGGCATCCGGCCGTGGGCTGGTGTGGGTGCACGGTGGCGCCTTCATCGGCGGCTACCTCGACATGCCCGAGTCGAACTGGGTGGCCCTCGAGCTCGCTGCGCGCGGCATCCCGGTCTTCGCCGTCGACTACACGAAGTGCCTCGGCGACGTGCACTTCCCGGTGCCATCCGACGACGTGCTGGCCGCCTGGGATCATGCGCGATCGAACGCGCAGGAGCTGCTCGGCGTCACGCCCGACGGACTCGTGCTCGGCGGCGCGAGTGCGGGGGGGACGCTGACGGCCGGCGCGATCGCCAGGCTGCGGGATGCCGGACGAGACGTCCCGGCGGGAATTGTCAGCGTCTACCCGGCCGCGCACCCTGACGGCGGGCACCCGGGCGAGATTCCGGATCCGGCATCGCCGATGACGCAGATCGCCCTCAACTACGCAGGATCGGCGGAGTTGCTTGCCGATCCTCACGTCTTCCCCGGACTCGGATCGGGTGAGGGCTTCCCGCCGACCCTCGTGGTCGTGTGCGAACTCGACGGACTTCGACCGTCGGGCGAGGCATTCGCCGCCCTGCTCGCCGACGCCGGCGTGGACGTGGCTGTGCACTTCGAGCCCGGGGCCGATCACGCGCACATCAATGAGCCGGCCGATCCGACAGCGCTGCCGACGATCGAGGCGATCGCCGACTGGATCGGCGGTCGGGCGCGATTCCCGGCGCTGGCGGAGAGCGAATCAGGAGCGACATGAAGCAGTACACCGCTGAACTCGTCCGCGCGAGTCTGCGCGGAGCGGTCGATGTCGAGGTCAGCCCGACGGGCCTGACCCCGTTGCGATTGCCGCCCCGCGCCACGGCGCAGTCCGGCTCCGACTGGATGCGGATCGCCGCGGAGCAGGCGTCCGGTGTGCGCTGCGAGTTCTGGACTGCGGCCACGTGGATCGAGCTCACGGTCGAGACGACCGGTCTGTATCTGCCCTGGGTTCCCGACCAGGTGCGATGGGCGGTGTTCTCTGCGACGGTCGACGGCGGGCCGGTCGACGATGCCCGCGTGACCGGTGGATCGGAGCTGCATCTCGCTGAGCCCGGGGGACCGCGTTTCGTCAAGGGCGAGCCCGCCGTCGTGCGGTTCGAGCTCGGGGGCGCGGGATTCGAGGAACGACGGGTTGTGGTGTGGCTTCCGCAGAGCGACACCGTCGAGATCCGCGATGTGCGCGCCGACGCGCCCGTGACGCCCGCCGAGCCCCTCGACCAGCTGCGCTGGTGGCATCACGGCAGCTCGATCAGTCACTGCATCGAGGCGGCGACACCGCGTGGTGTGTGGCCGGTCGCTGCGGCCGACCAGCTGGGTCTCGATGTCACGAATCTCGGTTTCGCCGCGAACGCCCATCTGGATCCATTCACGGCACGGACGATGCGCGATTCGGGTGCAGACCTGTTCAGCCTGAAGATCGGCATCAACATCGTCGGTGGCGACACCATGAAGCAGCGCACGTTCATACCGGCCGTGCATGGCTTCCTCGACACCCTCCGTGACGGCGCGCCGTCCACGCCGATCCTGGTGATCTCGCCGATCCTCTGCCCGATGCACGAGGACACGCCGGGCCCCACCATCACCGACCCGGTCACGGGGGAGCGTCGAGGAACACAGAGCACGACGCCGGACTTCTTCGAACCGCCGCTCACCCTGCGCTCCGTGCGGGAGATTCTGCGGGACGTCGTCCACACGCGGGCCGCGGATGATCCCGCGATCTTCTACCTGGACGGACTGGATCTGTTCGGCGCGGACGACATCGCCGAACTTCCCGATGGGCTGCATCCCAGCCCGGCGGGATACCTGCGCATTGCGGAACGGTTCGCCGGGTCCTCCATCGTGACCAGGTGGATGGCGCAGGCGGCCGAACGGGTGGGTTCGATGCCGGTCGGCAACGGCCGGGGGGTCGGTGTGTTCCCGTGACCGCGTCCGGCATGACGTTCGTCAACCCGATCCTCCCCGGCGATCGGCCGGACCCGGCGATCATCAAGGTCGGCGACGAGTACTGGCTGACCTACTCGTCCTTCGAGGCTGCCCCCGGACTCCTGCTGTACCGCTCGAGTGACCTCATCAACTGGACGTACGAGTGCGCCGCCTTGCCCGAACCCATCGGCAGCACTTTCGCTGTCGACATCGCCGAGCACGAAGGTCGCTTCTACATCTACATCCCGTTCATCCCGACGCCGTGGTCGACCCTGACGGATGCCTCGATCTTCGTCATCCACGCGCCCTCGATGAGCGGCCCATGGTCGGCGCCGATCGATCTGGGCATCCGCGGAGCGATCGACCCCGGGCACGTCGTGGGTGAGGACGGCCGCCGCTACCTCTTCGTGAACGGCGTGCGCAGCATCCGCCTGTCTGCCGACGGACTCTCGACCGTCGGGGAGCTCGAGCACGTCTACGACGGCTGGCGCTACCCCGACGAGTGGGTAACTGAGGCCTACGCCCTCGAAGGGCCGAAGCTCCTCCGCAAGGACGACTGGTTCTACCTTGTGAGCGCCGTCGGCGGAACCGCGGGTCCGCCGACCGGGCACATGGTGATCGTCGCGCGCTCGCGGTCGGTTCATGGCCCGTGGGAGAACCACCCGCGCAACCCGATCGCGCGGACGACGGATGCGGGTGATCGCTGGTGGTCGCGGGGTCACGCGACGCTTGTGCCGGGGACCGGGGAGACGCACGACTGGTGGATGATCTCGCACGGCTATGAGAACGGCTACCGCACCCTCGGCCGGCAGATCCTGCTGGAGCCGCTCCGGTGGACGGATGACGGGTGGCCCGAACTGGCGGTGGACGATCCGGGCGGAGTGCTCCAGGCTCCCGTCGGCGCGATGGTGCAGCATCCGTCCCCCGATGTCCACGATGACTTCTCGACCCTGGTCCCGGGCGAGCGGTGGGCCTTCCACGCGCCCGATCCCGGCGAGGCGGATCGTCTGAGTCTCGATGGCGGGCTGCAGATGGCCGGCAAGGGCACCTCGCCGGCCGATACCTCGCCGCTGGCGATGCTCGCCGGCGACCACTCCTATGAGGTCGAAGTCGACGTGGCCATCGAGCCGGACGGAGGCGAAGCCGGCCTGCTGCTCTTCTTCAACAATCGGCTCTTCTGCGGCTTGGGCATCGACGGCGAGCGGATGCTGAGCTATTCGGGCGGCATGAGAACCCACTGGCGCGAACCGGCGCCGGTGACCGACCGGATCATGCTGCGCATCCGCAACGACGAGCACATCGTGACGGCCTGGTACCGCGTTCCCGGCGGCGAGTGGATCCGTCACACTGTGCGGTACGAGACATCCGGCTACCACGCCAACACGATGGGTGACCTGCTCAGTCTGCGACCGGCGCTGTATGCGACAGGCGCCGGCAGCGCTCTGTTCCGCGATTTCCGTTACCAAGCGCTCCCCCCGAGAGGATCACGATCATGAACACACAGAGCACACCGGCCCCGCGCCCGTGGTCGATCACCGCCGAGGGCGGATTCGCCCTGCGGCGGAACGGGGGACCGGCGCTGCTGCTGGGCGGGCAGGTGTTCAACTCCTCCTCGTCGTCGTCGCGCTCGATCGCGGAGTCATTCGCCCACATCCGGCGTATGAACGGCAACGTGGTTCTCGCTCCGGTGAGCTGGGCGCAGTTGGAGGCGGAGGAGGGGACCGTCGACTTCGCACTCGTGGACCGGATGATCGAAGAGGCGCGCCACCACGGATTGCGGCTCGTCCTCCTCTGGTTCGGCGCCTTCAAGAACGCAGCATCCACCTATGCGCCCCGATGGGTGCGCGTCGATCGCGAGCGGTTCCCGCGCGCCGTGGTCGAGCCCAAAGGCCGTCATGCGTTCAGCTATGAAGGTGCCACAGCGAAGCCGGTGCTGTCGGTCTTCAGTCCGGAACTCCGCGAGTCGGACGCGCGTGCGTTCGAGAAGCTGGTCGCCCACATCGTGGATGCTGATCCCGACGGTGTGGTCGTCATGATCCAGGTCGAGAACGAGACGGGCCTGCTTTCCGACAGCCGGGACCGCGGTCCGCTTGCCGAGGCGGCGTGGTACAACCCGGTTCCGCCGGAGCTGCTCGAGCATGTCGGCGCCGCCGCTGTCGACACCTCGTTCGCGCGCGCCCTGTGGGAGGCCAACGGATCGAGGCCGTCCGGGTCATGGCCCGAAGTCTTCGGAGAGAGCTCCGCCGCCGACGAGGTCTTCATGGCGTGGGGCTTCGCGAGCTACGTCGAACACCTCGCCCGGCGAGGGCACGCGATCGCAGACATCCCGATGTACGCCAACGCGTGGCTCGGTCCGCAGCCGGGTCAGGATGAGCCGGGCCAATATCCCAGCGGTGGGCCGGCATCCCGGGTTCTCGACGTCTGGCGCGCTGCAGCGCCGTCGTTGGCGCTCTTGGGCCCCGACATCTACGTCGATGATGCGGACGGCGCGATGCGTGACTATGCGAGCGGCGTCCAGCCGCTCTTCGTGCCCGAGTGCCGCATGAACGCGGGGGAGCTCGTGCGGGCCGTCGGCGTCTACCGGGCGATCGGATGGTCGGCATTCGGCTTGGATGGCGGCAACCCGGACGGACAGGTGGCGGCCACCCTCTCGTTCCTGGTTGCGCTCGAGCGTGAGATCGCCGCAGCCCAGGTCAGCGGGCGTGTCGGAGCAGTGGTGATCGAGCCCGGGGTGGAGGTGACGAATGTGAACATTGCCGGAATCGACATCTCCGCGCGCGCGACTCTCGCTCTCCTCCAGCGGATGCTGCTGGATGCCGGCGTGCACGTTCCGGATCCGGACCTGCATGTGCCCGATGAATCCCTCCCTGGCGCGCCGATCCCGCACTCCGGAGACAAGCGTCCGTTCGGGCTGATCGTCGGGGCGGGCGAGGACAACTTCGTCGTCATCGGTCGCGAGCTCACGCTGGACTTCTTCGCCGCGGATGCGCGCATCGAGATCGACTCCGTCGAGGAGCTGCTCGTCGAGGACGGCCGCATCGTGCCGGGCCGGGTGCTCAATGGAGACGAGCGACTCCGCGTGCTGCCGACCGATCGCATCGGTGCCGCACGCATTCAGCTTGCACGAGTCTGACAGAGCGGGAGCAGCCGGTGACCGGTGCAGTGTCGGTCATGATTCCGCGGCGGTACCAACAGCCTGCGGGTGCTGCACCTGCCAACGCCCCGCTGCGCGAGCTTCGAGCGTCAGCAGCCGATCCAGTCGCCGGAAGTCCTGCGCGAGGATGCGGTGCCACGCCCATACCGGGAGCCACCCGACCTGCCAGCGCAACGAGTCGCTGAGGTCCCCCGCGTAGTCCGCGCGAATACGGGTCCCCGTGCCGGACTCGGCGCAGGCGTATTCGACGCGTGCGTTCCACGGCGCCGAAGAGAGCCAGACCACACGTCGGTTCTCGTCGAGGACTTCCAGCCGATCGATGAAGTGGATTCGGAACGGTCCGATGCGGTCGGTCGCCATCCATCTCGTACCGACGCAGGGCGGACCGGGGTCGATCTGCTTTCGGAATTCGGCGGCGGGCGCGAAGTCACGCCATTGCGTCGGGTTCGCCAGGTAGGGGAACACTCTCTCGATCCGGTGGCTGACGGTTGCGTCCACGACGATGTGGCGCTCCCAGCGGGTATCCGTCACGCTCACGCGCGCGCCGACGGCCGTCGAGCGTCGATCGAAATCTCGCCCCCCAGGAGCGTCTATCTCCACGGTCGAGAGCGTAGGGCGCCGGTTGCGTGGCGGGCAAGGGGGCTTCGCTCGCCGCCGGGGTGGTGCTGGCCGTTCGGGTGATGTGGCCGTTGCGCGACAGGTGTAGCATGCGGCTGTTCGCCGCGCGCGGCGTCATGCGTCGAGGACCCGTGGCGAGATCGGGGGATTCGAAATGGCCACCAAGCTGCCGTCGTCCGGGTCACTTCCTGATGGACAGAACCCCGGCTGCGATCCCTCCGGCCTGATCCTCGTCCACCGCATCTTCCGCTGGCTGTACACCGAGCTCCCGGTTCTCATCCGAGAGGTCGAGGCCGACGACGTCGACCGGGCCGCGATCATCGGGGTCTACGCCAAGCTCTACTTCTACGCCCTGCACCTGCATCACGAGACCGAGGACATGCTCC from Microbacterium pumilum carries:
- a CDS encoding C-glycoside deglycosidase beta subunit domain-containing protein, with translation MPNGLIADDSLRVHPEGLALSLTIPWYRSLWLSSVGTLQVSIDGEPADAADLAFELAGARYVLDDLPDQSDVLWYLQEHPLLIVKRDIPVTLGESHEVEIFGQLRLPYMQIAPGQDGGPGMYVPNVVRQTLTLTATDRDAAPPALVSDIAPVPPATDGDPFKLGLTLYSASAEFRAGWYDFDGLLDRVAELGIGPGIEIVASQMVPTYPVVSDEFVRTWRAAFDKHGFDESSFGANLDMGRRRDRDMTPDEEFEFSELMFQGAKKLGFPLVRIQSAKPDLLRRLLPVAEKLDLTLAYEIHAPMGPNTEAILKVRDTYAELDSPLLGFVADFSATMHAMSPTLLRAVQRAGLDEEALARMQEIWATDASMQERQQEFIGYLKSRDFDPGRLGSFAHLAFNMHGHIDPREWGDIMPQIKHVHAKFYDIDETGQEPAIDYPELVRVFVEGGYRGYWSSEWEGHAFAELGEVDPLVLVRKQHDLIRRSMRELQPA
- a CDS encoding alpha/beta hydrolase; this encodes MTDTEFDIRSLPFPDALRWLRENGEPADPRTDIDTASLRRRFPRLASVTTTDLEVDSPHGPQPARLYRDASAPASGRGLVWVHGGAFIGGYLDMPESNWVALELAARGIPVFAVDYTKCLGDVHFPVPSDDVLAAWDHARSNAQELLGVTPDGLVLGGASAGGTLTAGAIARLRDAGRDVPAGIVSVYPAAHPDGGHPGEIPDPASPMTQIALNYAGSAELLADPHVFPGLGSGEGFPPTLVVVCELDGLRPSGEAFAALLADAGVDVAVHFEPGADHAHINEPADPTALPTIEAIADWIGGRARFPALAESESGAT
- a CDS encoding GDSL-type esterase/lipase family protein codes for the protein MKQYTAELVRASLRGAVDVEVSPTGLTPLRLPPRATAQSGSDWMRIAAEQASGVRCEFWTAATWIELTVETTGLYLPWVPDQVRWAVFSATVDGGPVDDARVTGGSELHLAEPGGPRFVKGEPAVVRFELGGAGFEERRVVVWLPQSDTVEIRDVRADAPVTPAEPLDQLRWWHHGSSISHCIEAATPRGVWPVAAADQLGLDVTNLGFAANAHLDPFTARTMRDSGADLFSLKIGINIVGGDTMKQRTFIPAVHGFLDTLRDGAPSTPILVISPILCPMHEDTPGPTITDPVTGERRGTQSTTPDFFEPPLTLRSVREILRDVVHTRAADDPAIFYLDGLDLFGADDIAELPDGLHPSPAGYLRIAERFAGSSIVTRWMAQAAERVGSMPVGNGRGVGVFP
- a CDS encoding family 43 glycosylhydrolase, with the translated sequence MTASGMTFVNPILPGDRPDPAIIKVGDEYWLTYSSFEAAPGLLLYRSSDLINWTYECAALPEPIGSTFAVDIAEHEGRFYIYIPFIPTPWSTLTDASIFVIHAPSMSGPWSAPIDLGIRGAIDPGHVVGEDGRRYLFVNGVRSIRLSADGLSTVGELEHVYDGWRYPDEWVTEAYALEGPKLLRKDDWFYLVSAVGGTAGPPTGHMVIVARSRSVHGPWENHPRNPIARTTDAGDRWWSRGHATLVPGTGETHDWWMISHGYENGYRTLGRQILLEPLRWTDDGWPELAVDDPGGVLQAPVGAMVQHPSPDVHDDFSTLVPGERWAFHAPDPGEADRLSLDGGLQMAGKGTSPADTSPLAMLAGDHSYEVEVDVAIEPDGGEAGLLLFFNNRLFCGLGIDGERMLSYSGGMRTHWREPAPVTDRIMLRIRNDEHIVTAWYRVPGGEWIRHTVRYETSGYHANTMGDLLSLRPALYATGAGSALFRDFRYQALPPRGSRS
- a CDS encoding DUF5597 domain-containing protein → MNTQSTPAPRPWSITAEGGFALRRNGGPALLLGGQVFNSSSSSSRSIAESFAHIRRMNGNVVLAPVSWAQLEAEEGTVDFALVDRMIEEARHHGLRLVLLWFGAFKNAASTYAPRWVRVDRERFPRAVVEPKGRHAFSYEGATAKPVLSVFSPELRESDARAFEKLVAHIVDADPDGVVVMIQVENETGLLSDSRDRGPLAEAAWYNPVPPELLEHVGAAAVDTSFARALWEANGSRPSGSWPEVFGESSAADEVFMAWGFASYVEHLARRGHAIADIPMYANAWLGPQPGQDEPGQYPSGGPASRVLDVWRAAAPSLALLGPDIYVDDADGAMRDYASGVQPLFVPECRMNAGELVRAVGVYRAIGWSAFGLDGGNPDGQVAATLSFLVALEREIAAAQVSGRVGAVVIEPGVEVTNVNIAGIDISARATLALLQRMLLDAGVHVPDPDLHVPDESLPGAPIPHSGDKRPFGLIVGAGEDNFVVIGRELTLDFFAADARIEIDSVEELLVEDGRIVPGRVLNGDERLRVLPTDRIGAARIQLARV
- a CDS encoding SRPBCC family protein → MSVTDTRWERHIVVDATVSHRIERVFPYLANPTQWRDFAPAAEFRKQIDPGPPCVGTRWMATDRIGPFRIHFIDRLEVLDENRRVVWLSSAPWNARVEYACAESGTGTRIRADYAGDLSDSLRWQVGWLPVWAWHRILAQDFRRLDRLLTLEARAAGRWQVQHPQAVGTAAES